The proteins below come from a single Edaphobacter acidisoli genomic window:
- a CDS encoding ABC transporter permease: protein MRRSLIAVMRALVDIFAQVFRSIAANKLRSFLTMFGIAWGVASLLLLIGLGEGFRSGQRRGLSQLGEDVIMAWGGNIPASPNQHTGMRPYYLTLSDADAIRAQASHVRNATAFINRGDIKQVSEFSSAGGGVYGVEVNYPQVRRLPIAKGRFLNADDETQHRRVVVLGQKNNVLLFPGRPSVGESILLNGYRFQVIGVADKIGRGNNDGENQQIYIPLSTMMELFPILGDNVPLDAVSSIQYQPLTEDLNETAKADVHRIIAARHGFDAGNKDAFEEWDTIKTMRMVGVIFTAMDVFLGGVGIVTLALGAVGIINIMLVTVTERTKEIGLRKALGATNGSIMMQFFLEGMLLTGLSGVIGILGSAALMIVLQHAMGNNQMGFDPPRLVPWSAALALGTLTLCGMVAGLYPARQAALMEPVEALRKE from the coding sequence GTGAGACGAAGTCTGATCGCCGTCATGCGCGCCCTGGTGGACATCTTCGCTCAGGTTTTCCGCTCGATCGCGGCCAATAAGCTGCGCTCGTTTTTGACGATGTTCGGCATCGCGTGGGGTGTAGCTTCGCTGCTGCTGCTGATTGGATTGGGCGAAGGGTTTCGCTCGGGGCAGCGCCGCGGACTGTCGCAGCTGGGCGAAGACGTCATCATGGCCTGGGGTGGGAACATTCCCGCGTCACCGAATCAGCACACCGGGATGCGTCCTTATTATCTGACACTGAGTGACGCGGATGCGATCCGGGCGCAGGCGAGCCATGTGCGGAACGCGACGGCGTTCATCAATCGCGGAGACATCAAGCAGGTCAGCGAGTTTTCGAGCGCGGGTGGGGGCGTGTATGGCGTTGAGGTGAACTATCCTCAGGTGCGGCGCCTGCCGATTGCCAAGGGAAGGTTTCTGAATGCGGACGATGAGACGCAGCATCGGCGCGTCGTGGTGCTCGGGCAGAAGAACAACGTGCTTCTGTTTCCCGGGAGGCCATCGGTCGGCGAATCCATCCTGCTGAATGGGTACAGGTTTCAGGTCATCGGCGTGGCCGACAAGATTGGCAGAGGGAACAACGATGGCGAGAACCAGCAGATCTATATTCCGCTCTCGACGATGATGGAGCTGTTCCCGATTCTGGGCGACAATGTGCCGCTGGACGCGGTCTCGTCCATTCAATATCAGCCGTTGACGGAGGACCTGAACGAGACGGCGAAGGCGGACGTTCACCGTATCATTGCCGCGCGGCATGGATTTGATGCAGGCAACAAGGATGCGTTTGAAGAGTGGGACACGATCAAGACCATGCGCATGGTGGGCGTGATCTTTACTGCGATGGATGTGTTTCTGGGTGGAGTGGGCATCGTTACGCTCGCGCTGGGAGCGGTGGGCATTATCAACATCATGCTGGTGACGGTGACGGAGCGGACCAAGGAGATCGGGTTGCGGAAGGCGCTTGGCGCGACGAACGGCAGCATCATGATGCAGTTCTTTCTGGAAGGAATGCTGCTGACGGGATTGAGCGGAGTCATTGGAATTCTGGGTTCTGCTGCACTGATGATCGTGTTGCAGCATGCGATGGGGAACAACCAGATGGGTTTCGATCCTCCGCGGCTGGTTCCGTGGTCGGCGGCGTTGGCGTTGGGGACGCTGACGCTTTGTGGCATGGTTGCGGGGCTGTATCCTGCGCGGCAGGCGGCGCTGATGGAGCCGGTGGAAGCGTTGAGGAAGGAATAG
- a CDS encoding ribonucleotide-diphosphate reductase subunit beta has translation MSSVQAPEAILDPGLCLTLRPMRYPVFYDMFRDGIKNTWTVEEVDFQTDLVDLKQRLNPAEVHLIQRLVAFFATGDSIVSNNLVLNLYKHINSPEARLYLSRQLYEEAVHVQFYLTLLDNYVPDPAERAAAFAAVENIPSIAKKADFCMKWMDSIQALDQLSTLEHRRQFLLNLICFAACIEGLFFFAAFAYVYFLRSKGLLHGLAAGTNWVFRDESCHLEFAFEVVNVVRSQEPDLWDEQLERDIVQMLHEAVDAETQFAEDLLSGGVAGLSVRDMRQYLGYVADCRLQRLGIAPVFNVKNPFSFMDLQDVQELTNFFERRVSAYQTAVSGEVAFHEDF, from the coding sequence ATGTCATCTGTTCAAGCGCCTGAAGCTATTCTCGATCCCGGTCTCTGTCTGACGCTGCGGCCTATGCGCTATCCGGTCTTCTACGATATGTTCCGCGATGGCATTAAGAATACGTGGACTGTGGAGGAGGTCGATTTTCAGACCGATCTTGTCGATCTGAAGCAGCGGCTGAATCCTGCTGAGGTGCATCTGATTCAGCGGCTGGTTGCGTTTTTTGCGACGGGGGATTCGATTGTCTCGAACAATCTTGTTCTTAATTTGTACAAGCACATCAACTCGCCGGAGGCGCGGCTTTATCTTTCGCGGCAGCTCTACGAGGAGGCTGTGCATGTGCAGTTCTACCTGACGCTGCTGGACAACTACGTGCCCGATCCGGCGGAGCGCGCGGCTGCGTTTGCGGCGGTGGAGAACATCCCTTCGATTGCGAAGAAGGCTGACTTCTGCATGAAGTGGATGGATTCGATTCAGGCGCTTGATCAGCTCAGCACGCTCGAGCATCGCAGGCAGTTTCTGCTCAATTTGATTTGTTTTGCCGCTTGCATTGAGGGCTTATTTTTCTTTGCCGCATTTGCGTATGTCTACTTCCTGCGCTCGAAGGGGCTGCTGCATGGGCTTGCCGCGGGGACGAATTGGGTGTTTCGCGATGAGAGCTGCCATCTGGAGTTTGCGTTTGAGGTGGTGAATGTTGTGCGCAGTCAGGAGCCTGACCTGTGGGATGAACAGCTTGAACGCGACATCGTGCAGATGCTGCATGAGGCTGTCGATGCGGAGACGCAGTTTGCGGAAGACCTTTTGAGCGGCGGCGTTGCGGGGCTTTCGGTGCGGGATATGCGGCAGTATCTGGGCTATGTTGCGGATTGCCGGTTGCAGCGGCTCGGGATCGCGCCGGTGTTCAACGTGAAGAACCCTTTCTCGTTTATGGATTTGCAGGATGTTCAGGAGTTGACAAACTTCTTCGAGCGGAGGGTTTCGGCTTATCAGACTGCGGTCTCGGGCGAGGTGGCGTTTCACGAGGACTTCTAA
- the glmU gene encoding bifunctional UDP-N-acetylglucosamine diphosphorylase/glucosamine-1-phosphate N-acetyltransferase GlmU, with the protein MPHPEFAIAIMAAGKGTRLKSKRPKVLHEIGGRALLLHVIAAAKTIVPAENIYCIVGHEAEMVKSAVAHTGVAFVLQAEQRGTGHALQMLKADFELSGQTPPENLLVLSGDVPLIRPETIAAVRDAHLREQAAMTILTAVPDNPHGYGRILRVKEDAPEVLAIVEQKSLKPEQLGAREINSGIYCFNTRALFSKLDALTTNNAHGEFYLTDIAAMLVAEGKRVIAVKAESVNEVLGANTIAEMMHLDAAMRLQSAQRLMASGVTIFRPETCVIDAEVTVGPDTTIEPYVQLLGATQIGSNCRIRSYSVIQSSRVGDEVTIRNGSILDSATVADKAILGPYCHLRPESNIGEGAHVGNFVETKKVTIGKGSKANHLNYLGDAVIGAGVNVGAGAITCNYDGVNKHRTTIGDGAFIGSDSTLVAPVTIEDGAYIAAGSCITEDVPAGALALGRARQTTKPGWAKAKKEMREKAKASC; encoded by the coding sequence ATGCCCCATCCAGAATTCGCCATCGCCATCATGGCCGCCGGCAAAGGCACGCGGCTCAAGAGCAAGCGCCCCAAAGTCCTCCACGAGATCGGCGGCCGCGCCCTGTTGCTCCATGTCATCGCCGCCGCCAAAACCATCGTCCCGGCTGAAAACATCTACTGCATCGTCGGCCACGAGGCCGAGATGGTGAAGTCCGCCGTAGCCCACACCGGCGTAGCCTTCGTCCTCCAGGCCGAGCAGCGCGGCACTGGCCACGCCCTCCAGATGCTCAAGGCCGACTTCGAGCTCTCTGGCCAAACGCCTCCCGAAAACCTACTCGTCCTCTCCGGCGACGTGCCGCTCATCCGCCCCGAGACCATCGCAGCCGTCCGCGACGCCCACCTCCGCGAGCAGGCCGCGATGACCATCCTGACCGCCGTACCCGACAACCCGCACGGCTACGGCCGCATCCTCCGCGTCAAAGAAGACGCACCAGAAGTCCTCGCCATCGTCGAGCAAAAATCGCTCAAACCCGAACAACTCGGCGCCCGCGAGATCAACTCCGGCATCTACTGCTTCAACACCCGCGCACTCTTCAGCAAGCTAGACGCCCTCACCACCAACAACGCCCACGGCGAGTTCTACCTCACCGACATCGCCGCCATGCTCGTCGCCGAAGGCAAGCGCGTCATCGCCGTCAAAGCCGAGAGCGTCAACGAAGTCCTAGGAGCCAACACCATCGCCGAGATGATGCACCTCGACGCCGCCATGCGCCTCCAGAGCGCCCAGCGCCTCATGGCCAGCGGAGTCACCATCTTCCGCCCCGAAACCTGCGTCATCGACGCCGAAGTCACCGTCGGCCCCGACACCACCATCGAGCCCTACGTCCAACTGCTCGGCGCAACCCAGATCGGCTCCAACTGCCGCATCCGCTCCTACTCGGTCATTCAAAGCTCGCGCGTGGGCGACGAAGTCACCATCCGCAACGGGAGCATCCTCGACTCCGCCACAGTCGCCGACAAAGCCATCCTCGGCCCCTACTGCCACCTCCGCCCCGAGAGCAACATCGGCGAAGGCGCACACGTCGGCAACTTCGTCGAAACCAAAAAAGTAACAATCGGCAAAGGCTCGAAAGCCAACCACCTGAACTACCTCGGCGACGCAGTCATCGGCGCAGGCGTCAACGTCGGCGCAGGAGCCATCACCTGCAACTACGACGGCGTGAACAAGCACCGCACCACCATCGGCGACGGAGCCTTCATCGGCTCCGACTCCACCCTCGTCGCCCCCGTCACCATTGAAGACGGAGCCTACATCGCCGCCGGAAGCTGCATCACCGAAGACGTTCCGGCAGGCGCACTGGCCCTCGGCCGCGCCCGCCAAACCACTAAGCCCGGATGGGCCAAGGCAAAAAAAGAAATGCGGGAAAAAGCAAAGGCCAGCTGCTAG
- a CDS encoding glycoside hydrolase family 31 protein — protein MLVALVLTAPGAVAQESVVLTRQDATVMLEPYAPNILRVTLSLRKKDAVSGPGYGITAHPSAAGWTHEANEQGDVYRSSQMVVTVGASHKWTPTGTAADIAKFFSGSTPGVGISFKTPDGKDLLSMQGWQMSVPNHKDGNADVLYDRRPTDDDFFEVGASFFSSKDEHYYGLGQNQEGFLDRRNHVIRCAHDYDAPSGQSVCVPFVVTNYGYGLLWDNPSKTTVAFGFNDQTRWTSQVGQRVSFFVIAGKTYDEIYEGYRLLTGSVPMLPKSAYGYIQCKQRYSSQEEVLDVAKGYRERHLPADVLVVDWFYYTKMGQMDMDPVKWPDPVAMNKQLHAMGFHTMISVWPRFVPGSRYYDTLLHNGWFMHLADGTPTNGLPYDRAGSDIDTTNPDAAKWYWDTIRDNILSKGFDSIWADETEPDLPPNGSYFHIGPGTEYFNVYPLFHTAAIYDGFRRDLKTRALILARDAYTGAQHNGAIFWSSDISPNWDTLRRQVPTGINFVASGMPYWSTDIGGWQYLPAYHKPEHPPLIDPSDARENVGHYDDYPELYVRWFEYGAFQPNFRSHGSRNHNEVWSYGKQAEPILEKYLRLRYELMPYIYTLGYDAHETGAPFMRGLFMDFPKDPKVANIGDEYMFGPALLVAPVTEQGATTRSVYLPAGTDWYNFWTNERVHGGQRVTVAAPIDTIPVFVRAGSILALGAPVESTNEKQAIAKVRVYSGADGDAVLYQDDGSTYDYEQGKFELTRMHWNDTEGELTATGYKAWSKPDSEMVEVIGK, from the coding sequence ATGCTGGTGGCGCTAGTGTTGACTGCTCCGGGCGCGGTGGCGCAGGAGTCGGTTGTGCTGACGCGGCAGGATGCGACGGTGATGCTGGAGCCTTATGCTCCGAATATTCTGCGCGTGACGTTGAGCCTGCGGAAGAAGGATGCGGTTTCGGGGCCGGGGTATGGAATTACGGCGCATCCTTCGGCGGCTGGATGGACGCACGAGGCGAATGAGCAGGGGGATGTGTATCGCTCGTCGCAGATGGTGGTGACGGTTGGGGCGAGCCATAAGTGGACTCCGACCGGGACGGCTGCTGATATTGCGAAGTTCTTCAGTGGGTCTACTCCTGGTGTGGGGATTTCTTTCAAGACTCCTGATGGGAAGGACCTGCTTTCGATGCAGGGGTGGCAGATGTCGGTGCCGAACCATAAGGATGGGAATGCCGATGTGCTGTATGACCGGCGACCGACGGATGATGATTTCTTTGAGGTGGGGGCGTCCTTTTTTTCGTCGAAGGATGAGCACTACTACGGGCTGGGGCAGAACCAGGAGGGGTTTCTTGATCGCCGCAATCATGTGATTCGGTGTGCGCATGATTATGATGCTCCGTCGGGGCAGAGTGTATGTGTGCCGTTTGTGGTTACAAATTATGGGTATGGATTGCTTTGGGATAACCCTTCGAAGACGACCGTGGCGTTTGGATTCAATGACCAGACGCGGTGGACCTCGCAGGTGGGGCAGCGGGTTTCGTTCTTTGTGATTGCGGGCAAGACGTATGACGAGATCTATGAGGGCTATCGGCTGCTGACGGGCAGTGTGCCGATGCTGCCGAAGTCGGCTTACGGGTACATTCAGTGCAAGCAGCGGTATAGCTCGCAGGAAGAGGTGCTGGATGTGGCTAAGGGCTATCGTGAGCGGCATCTGCCTGCGGACGTTCTTGTTGTGGACTGGTTCTACTACACGAAGATGGGCCAGATGGATATGGACCCGGTGAAGTGGCCTGACCCGGTGGCGATGAATAAGCAACTGCACGCGATGGGATTTCACACGATGATCAGCGTGTGGCCGCGGTTTGTGCCGGGGTCGCGCTATTACGACACGCTGCTGCACAATGGCTGGTTCATGCACCTGGCCGATGGCACGCCAACGAATGGGCTGCCGTATGATCGCGCGGGGTCGGATATTGATACGACGAATCCGGATGCGGCGAAGTGGTATTGGGATACGATTCGCGACAACATTCTGAGTAAAGGGTTCGATTCGATCTGGGCGGATGAGACGGAGCCGGACCTGCCTCCGAATGGGAGCTACTTTCATATCGGGCCGGGAACGGAGTACTTCAATGTGTATCCGCTGTTTCATACGGCGGCGATCTATGACGGGTTTCGCCGCGACCTGAAGACGCGGGCGTTGATTCTGGCGAGGGATGCTTATACGGGCGCGCAGCATAATGGGGCGATCTTCTGGTCGTCGGATATCTCTCCCAACTGGGACACGCTGCGGCGGCAGGTGCCTACGGGGATTAATTTTGTTGCCTCGGGGATGCCTTACTGGAGCACGGATATTGGTGGGTGGCAGTATCTGCCTGCGTATCACAAGCCGGAGCATCCGCCGTTGATTGATCCGAGCGATGCGCGGGAGAATGTGGGGCACTACGACGACTATCCGGAGCTGTATGTGCGGTGGTTTGAGTATGGCGCGTTTCAGCCGAACTTTCGCTCGCATGGCAGCCGCAACCATAACGAGGTGTGGTCGTATGGGAAGCAGGCGGAGCCGATTCTGGAGAAGTATCTGCGGCTAAGGTATGAGCTGATGCCGTATATCTACACGCTTGGATATGACGCGCATGAGACGGGCGCGCCGTTTATGCGTGGGTTGTTTATGGATTTTCCGAAGGACCCGAAGGTGGCCAACATCGGCGATGAGTATATGTTTGGGCCGGCGTTGTTGGTGGCTCCGGTGACGGAGCAGGGCGCGACGACGCGCTCGGTTTATCTGCCTGCGGGGACGGACTGGTATAACTTCTGGACCAACGAGCGTGTGCATGGAGGGCAGCGCGTTACGGTGGCGGCACCGATTGATACGATTCCGGTGTTTGTGCGGGCGGGCTCGATTCTGGCGCTGGGTGCTCCGGTGGAGAGCACGAATGAGAAGCAGGCGATTGCGAAGGTGCGGGTCTACAGCGGCGCGGATGGCGATGCGGTGTTGTATCAGGATGATGGTTCGACTTACGACTATGAGCAGGGGAAGTTCGAGCTGACGCGGATGCATTGGAATGATACGGAAGGGGAGTTGACTGCGACTGGATACAAGGCGTGGAGTAAGCCGGATTCGGAGATGGTTGAGGTCATTGGGAAGTGA
- the tdh gene encoding L-threonine 3-dehydrogenase, which yields MKALVKSRDERGLWLEDVPEPEMGINDVKIRVLATGICGTDLHIYDWDAWARSTIKQGLTIGHEFVGEVVAVGSNVTDIAIGQLVSGEGHVVCGRCRNCLAGRRHLCAHTLGVGVNRNGAFAEYVVVPMSNIWQHAPGISHEIAAIFDPLGNAVHTALAFPVLGEDVLVTGAGPIGIMAAAVAQHAGARYTVISDPNEYRRALAEKVGVTRAVDPRSTTLKQVQEQLGMHEGFDVGLEMSGNPAAFRDMLANMSHGAKIAMLGIPSQDISINWNQVIFNQLTLRGIYGREMYETWYKMTVMLQSGLDISAVITHRLNWRDYEAGFDAMRSGNSGKVILDWRDVA from the coding sequence ATGAAAGCGTTGGTGAAGAGCCGCGATGAGCGCGGTTTGTGGCTGGAGGATGTGCCCGAGCCGGAGATGGGCATCAATGATGTGAAGATTCGTGTGCTGGCTACTGGCATCTGCGGCACCGATCTGCACATCTACGACTGGGATGCCTGGGCACGCTCGACGATCAAACAGGGGCTGACGATTGGTCATGAGTTTGTCGGCGAGGTTGTGGCTGTTGGCTCGAATGTGACCGATATTGCGATTGGTCAGCTTGTGAGTGGTGAGGGGCACGTTGTCTGCGGGCGGTGCCGGAATTGTCTCGCCGGGCGGCGCCACCTTTGCGCGCACACGCTTGGGGTGGGCGTGAATCGCAATGGGGCTTTTGCAGAGTATGTTGTGGTGCCGATGTCGAATATCTGGCAGCATGCGCCGGGGATCTCGCATGAGATTGCGGCGATCTTTGATCCGCTGGGGAATGCTGTGCATACGGCGTTGGCGTTTCCGGTGCTGGGCGAAGATGTGCTGGTGACGGGAGCGGGGCCGATTGGGATTATGGCTGCGGCTGTGGCGCAGCACGCGGGTGCGCGGTATACGGTGATCTCGGACCCGAATGAGTATCGGCGTGCGCTTGCGGAGAAGGTGGGAGTGACGCGGGCAGTCGATCCGCGCTCGACTACGCTGAAGCAGGTGCAGGAACAGTTGGGGATGCATGAGGGCTTCGATGTGGGGTTGGAGATGTCGGGCAATCCGGCGGCGTTTCGCGACATGCTGGCGAATATGAGCCATGGCGCGAAGATTGCCATGCTGGGGATTCCGTCGCAGGATATTTCGATCAACTGGAACCAGGTGATCTTCAATCAACTGACGCTGCGCGGGATTTATGGGCGCGAGATGTATGAGACCTGGTACAAGATGACTGTCATGCTGCAGAGCGGGCTTGATATTTCGGCTGTGATTACGCACAGGCTGAACTGGCGCGACTACGAGGCTGGGTTTGATGCGATGCGGTCGGGGAACTCGGGCAAGGTGATTCTTGATTGGCGCGATGTGGCGTGA
- a CDS encoding ABC transporter permease has translation MLRDIFGQAIEAMRHNGRRTVITVLGMAWGIATVVLLLAYGAGFGRAFEAIFAQWGTNMMGVFPGTTSEQAGGTKAGVKVRLQMDDMEHIEETVPGIIHVSPMYWKNEPIQNELHTYTWEVDGVSPELADIQRMDIDEGRFLTADDVQQRNHVVVIGSEAKTKLFSGAYPLGEMVRLNGIAFEVVGVLKPKMQESGDNVNRITYIPYSTMSEMKDTKYLDGIWMSYRGDHTVVEQALRNSIAASHGFRPSDHNAIFVADIMRQLAQFRIISLALQVLLAFIGALTLGIAGIGLMNIMLVSVQQRTREIGVEKALGARKRHILMQFLAESMVITGLGGAGGIGLAYAVAKSIGTIKFYSALAANAEKADIHLLISPHSVLIATGILVVVGLVSGMIPAIQAANLDPIEALRYE, from the coding sequence ATGTTGCGCGATATCTTCGGACAGGCTATCGAGGCGATGCGGCACAATGGCCGACGCACGGTTATTACCGTTCTCGGCATGGCCTGGGGAATTGCTACGGTGGTGCTGCTGCTGGCTTACGGCGCTGGCTTTGGACGCGCGTTTGAGGCCATCTTCGCGCAGTGGGGCACGAACATGATGGGCGTGTTTCCAGGGACGACCAGCGAGCAGGCGGGTGGAACCAAGGCTGGTGTGAAGGTTCGGCTGCAGATGGATGACATGGAGCATATTGAAGAGACAGTTCCGGGAATCATCCACGTCTCGCCGATGTACTGGAAGAATGAGCCTATCCAGAACGAGTTGCATACGTACACGTGGGAAGTGGATGGGGTCTCGCCTGAGCTTGCGGATATTCAGCGAATGGACATCGATGAGGGAAGGTTTCTCACCGCAGACGATGTACAACAGCGCAATCACGTTGTGGTGATTGGCTCGGAGGCGAAGACGAAGCTGTTCTCGGGTGCGTATCCGCTGGGCGAGATGGTCCGGCTGAATGGCATTGCATTTGAGGTTGTAGGCGTGCTGAAGCCCAAGATGCAGGAGAGCGGAGATAACGTCAACCGCATTACCTACATTCCATACAGCACGATGAGCGAGATGAAGGATACGAAGTATCTGGATGGCATCTGGATGAGCTATCGCGGCGATCACACAGTTGTGGAGCAGGCGCTGCGCAACTCGATTGCCGCCTCGCATGGCTTCAGACCTTCGGACCACAATGCGATCTTTGTAGCTGACATCATGCGGCAGTTGGCGCAGTTCCGTATTATTTCGCTGGCGCTTCAGGTGCTGCTGGCATTTATCGGAGCGCTGACACTGGGAATTGCCGGTATTGGGCTGATGAATATCATGCTGGTAAGTGTGCAGCAGCGGACGCGTGAGATTGGTGTTGAGAAGGCCCTTGGTGCGCGGAAACGGCATATTCTGATGCAGTTTCTCGCAGAGTCGATGGTGATTACGGGACTTGGCGGAGCGGGCGGAATTGGGCTCGCTTATGCGGTGGCGAAGTCGATTGGGACGATCAAGTTTTACAGTGCGCTTGCGGCCAATGCGGAGAAGGCAGATATTCATCTGCTGATCTCTCCGCATAGCGTGCTGATTGCGACGGGGATTCTTGTCGTCGTCGGGTTGGTGAGCGGGATGATTCCCGCGATTCAGGCTGCGAATCTGGATCCGATTGAGGCACTGCGTTACGAGTAG
- a CDS encoding ribonucleoside-diphosphate reductase subunit alpha → MATTQSSLSGVLPGFPVHEEMPTMHVRKRNGALEPVDVNKIVRAVQRCSSGLSHVDAMRVASKTIGGLYDGATTRELDAISIDTAASLIAEEPQYSKLAARLLLGTVIKEVAGQNLHSFSQSIEHGQREGVINPATAEFVRVHARKLNHAIDEQLSDRFEYFGLRTVYDRYLLRDPLSRKVIETPQYFFLRVACGLAGTPSEAIDFYRLIGSLDYLPSSPTLFNSGTKHAQMSSCYLHDSPLDSLESIYDSYKDVALLSKFSGGIGLAFHRVRSEGSLIRATNGLSNGIVPWLRTLDSSVAAVNQGGKRKGACCVYLEPWHADVESFLELRENTGDLARRTYNLNLANWIPDLFMRRVEADEMWSLFDPKDVPHLPDLFGDEFTVAYEKAEAEKLYARQMKARDLYARMMRCLAETGNGWMTFKDATNLKCNQTGKPGNVVHLSNLCTEITEVTSRDETAVCNLGSINLARHVTDGAFDFDKLAQTVRAAVPMLDRVIDINYYPIPQAASANARWRPVGLGVMGLQDVFFQLRLAFDSPEALALSTRIQEEIYFHALAASCELAEKSGPHPAFAETRLAEGKLQFDLWGVKPSDEKLWDVLRERIRTHGVRNSLLIAIAPTATIASIAGCYECIEPQISNLFKRETLSGEFIQVNRYLVSELKERGLWSEEMRMKLKLAEGSIQQITELPDDLKRMYRTVWEIPMRALIDMARDRNAYIDQSQSLNLFSESPQIGRLSSMYMYAWKSGLKTTYYLRSRPATKIAKTTVAANSTTVNAIAAVACSLENPGSCEACQ, encoded by the coding sequence ATGGCCACTACTCAGTCCAGCCTGTCGGGCGTGCTGCCTGGCTTTCCAGTTCACGAAGAGATGCCGACGATGCATGTGCGCAAGCGCAATGGCGCGCTTGAGCCGGTCGATGTCAATAAAATTGTTCGCGCGGTGCAGCGATGCTCGTCGGGGTTGTCGCATGTGGATGCGATGCGCGTGGCCAGCAAGACGATTGGCGGCTTGTACGATGGCGCGACGACGCGCGAGCTGGATGCGATCTCGATCGATACGGCGGCGTCGCTGATTGCGGAGGAGCCGCAGTACTCGAAGCTCGCCGCGCGGTTGCTGCTGGGGACGGTGATCAAAGAAGTTGCGGGGCAGAACCTGCACTCGTTCTCGCAGTCGATTGAGCATGGGCAGCGCGAGGGTGTGATCAATCCGGCTACGGCGGAGTTTGTGCGCGTTCATGCGAGGAAGCTCAACCATGCGATTGATGAGCAGCTCTCGGACAGGTTTGAGTACTTTGGCCTGCGCACGGTGTATGACCGGTATCTGCTGCGCGATCCGCTGTCGCGCAAGGTGATTGAGACGCCGCAGTATTTTTTCCTGCGTGTGGCTTGTGGACTTGCGGGGACGCCAAGTGAAGCGATTGATTTCTATCGGCTGATTGGGTCGCTCGATTATCTGCCGAGCTCTCCGACGTTGTTCAACTCCGGTACGAAGCACGCGCAGATGTCTTCGTGCTACCTGCATGACTCGCCGCTGGATTCACTGGAGTCGATCTACGACTCGTACAAGGATGTGGCGCTGCTCTCGAAGTTCTCGGGAGGGATTGGGTTGGCGTTTCATCGGGTGCGCTCGGAAGGGTCTTTGATTCGCGCGACGAATGGGCTTTCGAATGGGATTGTGCCGTGGCTGCGGACGCTGGACAGCTCGGTTGCGGCGGTGAACCAGGGAGGCAAGCGCAAGGGCGCGTGCTGTGTGTATCTGGAGCCGTGGCATGCGGATGTTGAGTCGTTTCTGGAACTGCGCGAGAATACGGGCGATCTGGCGCGGCGTACTTACAACCTGAATCTTGCCAACTGGATTCCTGACCTCTTCATGCGGCGTGTTGAGGCCGATGAGATGTGGTCGTTGTTCGATCCGAAGGACGTGCCGCATCTGCCGGATTTGTTTGGTGACGAATTTACTGTTGCGTATGAAAAGGCCGAGGCGGAGAAGCTTTATGCGCGACAGATGAAGGCACGCGATCTTTATGCGCGGATGATGCGTTGCCTTGCCGAGACGGGCAATGGCTGGATGACCTTCAAGGATGCGACGAACCTGAAGTGCAACCAGACGGGCAAGCCCGGCAATGTGGTGCATCTGTCGAACCTGTGCACGGAGATCACCGAGGTGACTTCGCGCGATGAGACTGCTGTGTGCAATCTTGGGTCGATCAATCTGGCGCGGCATGTGACGGATGGTGCATTTGATTTCGATAAGCTGGCCCAGACGGTGCGGGCTGCTGTGCCGATGCTCGATCGTGTGATCGACATTAATTACTATCCGATTCCGCAGGCGGCCAGTGCCAATGCGCGGTGGCGTCCGGTTGGGCTTGGTGTGATGGGATTGCAGGATGTTTTTTTCCAGCTGCGGCTGGCGTTTGATTCGCCTGAAGCGCTGGCGCTCTCGACGCGCATTCAGGAGGAGATTTACTTTCATGCGCTGGCCGCTTCGTGTGAGTTAGCTGAGAAGTCTGGTCCTCATCCTGCGTTTGCTGAGACGCGTCTTGCGGAGGGTAAGCTTCAGTTTGATCTCTGGGGAGTGAAGCCTTCGGACGAGAAGCTGTGGGATGTGCTGCGCGAGCGCATTCGCACGCACGGCGTGCGCAACTCGCTGCTGATTGCGATTGCGCCGACGGCGACGATTGCTTCGATTGCCGGATGCTATGAGTGCATTGAGCCGCAGATTTCGAACCTCTTCAAGCGTGAGACTCTTTCGGGAGAGTTCATTCAGGTCAATCGTTATTTGGTTTCGGAGCTGAAGGAGCGCGGTCTTTGGAGTGAGGAGATGCGGATGAAGCTGAAGCTGGCCGAAGGCTCGATTCAGCAGATTACGGAGCTGCCGGATGATCTGAAGCGCATGTACCGGACGGTGTGGGAGATTCCGATGCGCGCGCTGATCGATATGGCTCGTGACCGCAATGCTTATATCGATCAGAGCCAGTCGCTGAATTTGTTTTCGGAGTCGCCGCAGATTGGCAGGCTTAGCTCGATGTACATGTATGCGTGGAAGAGCGGGCTGAAGACGACGTACTATCTGCGGTCGCGCCCGGCGACGAAGATTGCCAAGACGACTGTTGCGGCTAACTCTACAACCGTGAATGCAATTGCTGCCGTGGCCTGCTCGCTGGAGAACCCAGGCTCGTGCGAAGCGTGCCAGTAA